In Anopheles gambiae chromosome 2, idAnoGambNW_F1_1, whole genome shotgun sequence, a single window of DNA contains:
- the LOC133391870 gene encoding uncharacterized protein LOC133391870 produces MMNDNKRFYVSLGAFNDKADANDLRREWEEWHRAFELLMQMENVESQSHKLISMLTLGGRGLQRIFYNLRPIAGEVNPAPVKVPLIPQDVPEYDNAVKRLRAFFMGKRNERVDLEVFRSLKQMPDESFNNFMLRLRDQAARCEFSTREETELLQQITIGARDEKVRDKGLENVMSLDEVMVYAMNREILQQQREKHKPFLDDSSVNRVNSNRRDTSRPNERNHPYERRHSPRREYSSGQRSYGDCKRCGSSRHSEHSQECFARNARCNNCGERGHYARKCASKKAQQTNRFSGREPRREFNRDFSRRFGREANSVRAPQSWEEEDLHRPAKNENSKVV; encoded by the exons ATG ATGAACGACAATAAACGATTCTACGTATCCTTGGGTGCGTTTAACGACAAAGCGGATGCCAATGATTTACGTCGTGAATGGGAAGAGTGGCATCGCGCCTTCGAGCTGTTgatgcaaatggaaaatgttgaGTCTCAATCACATAAACTCATATCAATGCTAACCTTGGGGGGCAGAGGACTACAACgcattttttacaatttacggCCAATTGCTGGAGAAGTCAATCCGGCACCTGTTAAAGTACCATTGATACCGCAAGACGTACCGGAATATGACAACGCTGTCAAACGACTAAGAGCTTTCTTTATGGGAAAAAGGAACGAGCGAGTAGACCTAGAAGTATTTCGCTCCTTGAAACAGATGCCTGATGAGTCTTTTAACAACTTCATGCTTAGACTCCGGGATCAAGCTGCTAGATGCGAATTTTCCACGCGTGAGGAGACTGAACTTCTCCAGCAAATCACGATTGGTGCTCGAGACGAGAAGGTACGAGACAAAGGACTGGAAAATGTGATGAGTCTGGATGAGGTCATGGTATACGCCATGAACCGAGAGATTCTTCAGCAGCAACGGGAGAAGCATAAACCATTTCTGGATGATTCAAGCGTTAACAGGGTTAATTCAAACCGCCGAGATACAAGCCGGCCAAATGAACGAAATCATCCGTATGAAAGGCGTCATTCACCTCGTCGGGAATATTCATCAGGTCAAAGGTCCTATGGCGACTGTAAGCGTTGTGGTTCATCTCGTCATTCGGAGCACTCACAAGAATGTTTTGCTAGAAATGCTCGATGTAATAATTGTGGTGAACGCGGTCATTATGCTAGGAAGTGCGCAAGTAAAAAAGCTCAGCAGACAAATCGATTTTCGGGACGCGAACCCAGACGTGAATTTAACCGAGATTTTAGTCGTAGGTTTGGGCGTGAAGCAAACTCAGTAAGGGCACCTCAATCATGGGAGGAAGAGGATCTGCATCGCCCAGCTAAGAATGAAAACTCTAAGGTGGTGTAA